In the genome of Anas platyrhynchos isolate ZD024472 breed Pekin duck chromosome 21, IASCAAS_PekinDuck_T2T, whole genome shotgun sequence, one region contains:
- the VAPB gene encoding vesicle-associated membrane protein-associated protein B/C isoform X1 gives MAKAEQVLSLEPQHELKFKGPFTDVVTTNLKLGNPTDRNVCFKVKTTAPRRYCVRPNSGIIDAGTSINVSVMLQPFDYDPNEKSKHKFMVQSMFAPADTSDMEAVWKEAKPEELMDSKLRCVFELPAENDKPHDIEINKIVSTTATKTDSSVMSKSISSSLDDSEVKKVMEEYKRLQVEVQRLREENKQFKEEDGLRMRKAPQTNNPISASAAAVKDEGFSSRILALVVLFFVFGVIIGKIAL, from the exons atGGCGAAAGCGGAGCAGGTCCTCAGCCTCGAACCGCAGCACGAGCTCAAATTCAAAG GCCCTTTCACAGATGTTGTCACTACAAACCTGAAACTCGGCAATCCTACAGACAGAAATGTGTGCTTCAAAGTCAAGACCACAGCACCACGCAGATACTGTGTAAGGCCTAACAGTGGAATTATCGATGCAGGAACATCAATTAATGTTTCTG tgatgCTACAGCCTTTTGACTATGACCCTAATGAGAAAAGTAAACACAAGTTTATGGTTCAGTCTATGTTTGCTCCAGCTGATACTTCAGATATGGAAGCAGTA TGGAAAGAGGCAAAACCAGAGGAACTCATGGATTCGAAACTTAGGTGTGTGTTTGAGCTACCAGCGGAAAATGATAAGCCT CATgacatagaaataaataaaattgtatccACAACTGCAACAAAGACAGATTCCTCTGTAATGTCTAAATCAATAAGTTCTTCTTTGGATGACTCTGAAGTTAAGAAAGTAATGGAAGAATATAAGAGGCTTCAAGTAGAAGTTCAGAGGTTACGGGAGGAGAATAAACAGTTTAAg GAAGAAGATGGACTTCGGATGAGGAAGGCACCCCAGACAAACAACCCAATatctgcttctgcagctgctgtcaAGGATGAAGGGTTCAGCTCCAGAATACTCGCTttggtggttttgttctttgtctttGGTGTAATTATAGGAAAAATAGCCTTGTAG
- the VAPB gene encoding vesicle-associated membrane protein-associated protein B/C isoform X2, translated as MAKAEQVLSLEPQHELKFKGPFTDVVTTNLKLGNPTDRNVCFKVKTTAPRRYCVRPNSGIIDAGTSINVSVMLQPFDYDPNEKSKHKFMVQSMFAPADTSDMEAVWKEAKPEELMDSKLRCVFELPAENDKPARCKCAQKILPDSPPKYQEEDGLRMRKAPQTNNPISASAAAVKDEGFSSRILALVVLFFVFGVIIGKIAL; from the exons atGGCGAAAGCGGAGCAGGTCCTCAGCCTCGAACCGCAGCACGAGCTCAAATTCAAAG GCCCTTTCACAGATGTTGTCACTACAAACCTGAAACTCGGCAATCCTACAGACAGAAATGTGTGCTTCAAAGTCAAGACCACAGCACCACGCAGATACTGTGTAAGGCCTAACAGTGGAATTATCGATGCAGGAACATCAATTAATGTTTCTG tgatgCTACAGCCTTTTGACTATGACCCTAATGAGAAAAGTAAACACAAGTTTATGGTTCAGTCTATGTTTGCTCCAGCTGATACTTCAGATATGGAAGCAGTA TGGAAAGAGGCAAAACCAGAGGAACTCATGGATTCGAAACTTAGGTGTGTGTTTGAGCTACCAGCGGAAAATGATAAGCCT GCACGTTGCAAGTGTGCACAGAAAATTTTACCTGATTCTCCTCCTAAGTATCAG GAAGAAGATGGACTTCGGATGAGGAAGGCACCCCAGACAAACAACCCAATatctgcttctgcagctgctgtcaAGGATGAAGGGTTCAGCTCCAGAATACTCGCTttggtggttttgttctttgtctttGGTGTAATTATAGGAAAAATAGCCTTGTAG